The following are encoded together in the Lactuca sativa cultivar Salinas chromosome 1, Lsat_Salinas_v11, whole genome shotgun sequence genome:
- the LOC111909939 gene encoding uncharacterized protein LOC111909939: protein MSSSSSNYQLERFRIPLKQIADATNDFSSVNLIRRGGFGEEYKGQLLLSGQLINIVARRLDRQCGHGNKEFWMEVLMLSTLKHENLVSIIGFCDENEEKIVINKHDANGSLDQYLRDPATLTWTRRLEICVGMARALSYIHYDKRRNFSVVHRNIKSSKILLDDNWKPKLSGFELSMKTTATRRHRLLLGGLCGTRGYIDPIYEKTGGVTHKSDVYSLGVVLFEVMCGRTAFINPKGFSAQLAKHDLEQESTDMVGKGDQGLPDLVKKMDDGSSPTPANQDSTKGLLDVVENLDEGLLPQLANQVSTETSTYELSVPPLRWSLVSNLPELMEAPSLSDIRDHVHSSTYMFSEPGDGEAPGSSDLGQRERSDIGTLEGTSTNQLKGKFLKHLEIPLSEIKSATKNFHKTCLIGAGAYGEVYKAELDHFDNKNVLPLEDKNISDLPKKHNTVAIKRIKIREDNQGQEGFLGEIEMLTSCKHPNIVSLLGFCEEGGHMILVYEHAFNGSLDDYLGSEGSLTNLTWVQRIKICIDIARGLNYLHTKIEGEQRIIHRDIKSGNILLGENWEAKIADFGLSKFHHDDQQVNKTLFTKNLAGTELYLDPEYVNTGRLKNESDIYSFGVVLFEMMAGKFANDPIFTSENSNGIAHVARRRFKEGRNSIKKMVDPRLMEETYENIFTLNKGPDQDSLYAFSKIAYQCLAETQAERPTAEVIVKKLEEALSFQENIKDNLRISLEDIILATDNFSDSNVIGRGGFGRIYKAEVTHANGRHTIAAKRLDPTGGQGETEFMAELEILLEYKHENVIGLIGYCKDHVEQIICTEYASKGSLDVHLKDNDLTWMKRLEISIDIARGLDFLHGGGVTQEVVMHRDIKSSNILLTDNWRAKIGDFGLSLITPIDEETDFVIDNACGTPGYCDPLYEKLGFLTKESDIYSLGVVLFEILCGRLVFKRIIGSFHNRITLFQRHYEKGELDQMVFEGIKDQIAPKSLDIFQNIAYQCLHDEKEKRPTTSKVLLQLNKALEFQDDYDIWEPKLPKDYEKLIQMSDSREIYSLEKKKDIYQMLCNGVLLQKGKVLFSLDVDGERNEMISATKFSYKNRWSHKWRSVPKSRFHKVAELLDISNLNIQIKIKAQFLSPGVDYGVRLVFRFCGPRKSVAKRMYVNLKYKKGSESLHAYFATWREDGWMMTELCRFLNHNRDVEFEFLLESFSQCYCESRGVYIEGIEFGAIDNVKHGEIKDPKDVQQPLIKLDLSTDQVQQLPTNCENEVQRFESYDEGEKAFSPNKVSKKKHFILSAKEALYVSSDVKLFKSMRSTHSRSEDVVELLRQQVFRIKCKIESQMLSPDTEYTCYLVFKLSEKCHGLYCPVIVRNLLNRKIKEKGIVYFRSPSPCNVNDTDRVPKEREDGWMEVNVWKFNSSNGIRDDCVFINLKLICYEGTMSGLSISSIEFRSM from the exons ATGTCTTCTTCATCTTCCAACTACCAGCTAGAGCGCTTTCGAATCCCACTTAAACAGATAGCAGATGCCACCAACGACTTTTCTTCTGTAAACCTCATCAGACGAGGTGGATTTGGAGAGGAGTACAAAGGTCAGCTCTTGTTGTCTGGGCAATTGATCAATATTGTTGCACGAAGATTAGATCGTCAGTGTGGGCATGGAAACAAAGAGTTCTGGATGGAGGTTTTGATGCTTTCAACACTCAAGCATGAAAATCTTGTCTCCATCATTGGGTTTTGTGACGAGAATGAAGAGAAAATCGTTATAAACAAGCATGACGCCAACGGAAGTCTCGACCAATATCTAAGAGATCCGGCAACGCTCACATGGACGAGAAGATTAGAGATATGCGTTGGCATGGCACGTGCATTGAGTTACATCCATTACGATAAGCGACGCAATTTTAGCGTTGTGCATCGTAATATCAAGAGCTCAAAGATTTTACTAGATGATAACTGGAAACCCAAGTTATCTGGTTTTGAGCTTTCTATGAAAACTACAGCAACTCGAAGACACCGACTACTCCTTGGTGGTCTTTGTGGCACTAGAGGGTATATAGACCCAATATATGAAAAGACGGGAGGCGTAACGCACAAATCGGATGTTTACTCGTTAGGGGTTGTATTATTTGAAGTCATGTGTGGGAGGACGGCATTCATTAATCCTAAGGGGTTTTCAGCTCAATTGGCCAAACATGATTTAGAACAGGAATCAACCGATATGGTGGGAAAAGGGGATCAGGGATTACCTGATCTCGTCAAAAAAATGGATGACGGGAGTTCACCAACACCGGCTAATCAAGATTCCACAAAGGGATTGCTGGATGTGGTGGAAAATTTGGATGAGGGGCTTTTACCTCAACTGGCCAATCAAGTTTCCACAGAGACATCGACATATGAACTTTCCGTCCCTCCACTTCGGTGGTCATTAGTCAGCAACTTGCCAGAACTAATGGAAGCACCATCATTAAGCGACATCAGAGATCACGTCCATTCTAGCACCTACATGTTTTCAGAACCAGGAGATGGAGAGGCACCAGGATCCAGTGACTTGGGGCAGCGAGAAAGATCCGACATCG GAACACTCGAAGGTACATCAACCAATCAGTTGAAG GGGAAATTTTTGAAACACTTGGAGATCCCACTAAGTGAAATAAAATCGGCCACcaagaattttcataaaacatgcCTCATTGGGGCAGGAGCATATGGTGAGGTGTACAAAGCAGAACTTGatcattttgataacaaaaatgTCTTGCCATTAGAAGATAAGAATATAAGTGACCTTCCAAAGAAACACAACACTGTAGCTATAAAACGTATAAAGATTAGAGAAGATAACCAAGGTCAAGAAGGGTTCCTTGGAGAAATTGAAATGCTTACTAGTTGTAAGCATCCCAACATAGTCTCTCTTCTAGGCTTTTGTGAGGAAGGTGGTCATATGATACTTGTGTATGAGCATGCTTTTAATGGAAGCCTTGACGATTATTTGGGAAGTGAGGGTAGCTTGACTAATCTTACTTGGGTGCAACGTATAAAGATCTGCATTGATATTGCACGTGGATTGAATTACCTTCATACCAAGATAGAGGGTGAACAAAGGATAATACACCGAGACATAAAAAGTGGTAACATTTTGTTAGGTGAGAATTGGGAGGCAAAAATTGCAGATTTTGGACTCTCCAAATTCCACCACGATGATCAACAAGTGAACAAGACTCTCTTTACAAAAAATCTTGCAGGCACAGAACTGTATTTGGATCCAGAATATGTTAACACGGGTAGGTTGAAAAATGAATCAGATATTTACTCTTTCGGAGTTGTTTTATTTGAGATGATGGCTGGGAAGTTTGCCAATGATCCAATTTTTACCAGCGAAAACAGCAACGGTATTGCACACGTGGCACGTCGACGCTTCAAAGAGGGTAGAAATTCAATAAAGAAAATGGTGGATCCTAGATTAATGGAAGAAACTTATGAAAATATTTTCACTCTAAATAAAGGACCCGATCAAGATTCCTTGTATGCATTCTCAAAAATTGCGTATCAATGTCTCGCAGAAACTCAAGCTGAGCGTCCAACAGCAGAAGTCATCGTCAAGAAACTTGAGGAAGCATTATCTTTTCAA GAAAACATCAAAGACAACCTCAGAATTTCACTTGAAGACATAATATTAGCCACAGATAACTTCAGTGATAGCAATGTCATTGGAAGAGGAGGATTCGGAAGGATATACAAAGCAGAAGTTACACATGCTAATGGTCGTCACACCATTGCTGCAAAGCGATTGGATCCAACTGGTGGTCAAGGAGAAACTGAATTTATGGCAGAACTTGAAATTCTTTTGGAGTATAAACATGAGAATGTCATTGGCCTTATCGGCTACTGCAAAGATCACGTTGAACAAATCATTTGTACTGAGTATGCATCTAAAGGAAGTCTTGATGTACACTTGAAGGACAATGATCTTACATGGATGAAACGACTTGAGATAAGCATTGATATTGCACGAGGGCTGGATTTCCTCCATGGAGGTGGCGTAACACAAGAGGTGGTGATGCATAGAGACATCAAAAGCTCTAAcattctactaactgataattgGAGAGCAAAAATTGGTGATTTTGGGCTGTCCTTAATAACTCCAATAGATGAGGAAACGGACTTTGTCATTGACAATGCTTGCGGCACACCGGGCTATTGTGACCCACTATACGAGAAATTGGGTTTCTTAACCAAAGAATCTGACATTTACTCATTGGGAGTGGTTTTATTTGAGATCTTGTGTGGGAGATTGGTGTTTAAACGCATCATTGGTTCTTTTCATAATCGAATCACTTTGTTTCAACGTCATTATGAAAAAGGAGAACTTGATCAAATGGTGTTTGAAGGTATAAAGGACCAAATTGCCCCAAAATCATTGGATATCTTTCAAAACATTGCCTACCAATGCTTACATGATGAAAAAGAAAAACGACCAACAACAAGTAAGGTGCTACTACAACTTAACAaagccttggaatttcaa GATGATTACGACATATGGGAGCCCAAATTGCCTAAAGACTATGAAAAATTGATCCAAATGTCAGACTCTCGAGAGATTTACTCTCTTGAAAAGAAAAAAGACATCTACCAAATGCTATGCAACGGAGTCCTTCTTCAAAAAGGCAAAGTG TTGTTTTCACTAGACGTTGATGGAGAAAGAAATGAAATGATATCAGCAACAAAGTTTTCATACAAAAATCGATGGTCACATAAGTGGCGTTCTGTaccaaaatcaag GTTTCATAAAGTGGCGGAGTTGTTAGATATTTCGAATCTAAATATCCAAATAAAGATAAAAGCTCAGTTTTTGTCTCCGGGTGTCGATTATGGAGTTCGTCTTGTGTTTAGATTTTGTGGTCCAAGAAAATCTGTAGCTAAACGGATGTATGTGAACCTCAAGTACAAAAAGGGGAGCGAAAGCTTACATGCATATTTTGCAACATGGAGAGAAGATGGATGGATGATGACTGAGTTGTGTCGATTCCTCAATCACAATAGAGATGTTGAATTTGAGTTTCTACTAGAGAGCTTTTCACAATGCTACTGTGAAAGTCGTGGTGTTTATATTGAAGGCATAGAGTTTGGAGCCATTGATAAT GTGAAACATGGAGAAATCAAGGATCCAAAGGACGTCCAACAACCCTTGATCAAATTAGATTTGAGCACAGACCAAGTGCAACAATTGCCAACTAATTGTGAAAATGAAGTTCAGAGATTTGAAAGCTATGACGAGGGTGAAAAG GCGTTCTCCCCAAACAAagtgagcaaaaagaagcattttaTCCTTTCAGCAAAGGAGGCTCTTTACGTATCTTCCGATGTGAAGCTTTTTAAATCAATGCGCTCAACCCACTCCag ATCTGAAGATGTGGTTGAGCTCCTACGTCAACAAGTGTTTCGTATCAAGTGCAAGATTGAAAGTCAAATGTTGTCACCAGATACAGAATACACATGTTACCTTGTGTTCAAGCTTTCAGAAAAATGTCATGGCTTGTATTGTCCGGTGATAGTACGAAATTTACTCAACCGAAAAATCAAAGAGAAGGGAATTGTTTATTTTAGATCCCCAAGCCCATGTAATGTCAATGATACTGATCGGGTTCCAAAAGAGAGGGAAGATGGATGGATGGAAGTCAATGTGTGGAAATTCAACTCAAGTAATGGGATTCGAGATGATTGTGTTTTTATCAATTTGAAACTGATATGTTATGAAGGAACTATGTCCGGCCTCAGTATAAGCAGCATCGAGTTTCGG